A single window of Taeniopygia guttata chromosome 1, bTaeGut7.mat, whole genome shotgun sequence DNA harbors:
- the EEF1AKMT1 gene encoding EEF1A lysine methyltransferase 1, protein MDDDDDIPQLSSHTLAALQEFYLEQQQREGMKTSQGFNQYSIGSIEENWQLSQFWYSDETASCLAKEAVLAAGKGGRIACISAPSVYQKLKEQDGEDFSVCILEYDRRFSVYGEEFIFYDYNHPLDLPENLLPHSFDIVIADPPYLSEECLQKTAETIKYLTKGKILLCTGAVMEEEAAKHLGVKMCKFIPKHSRNLANEFRCYVNYASGLD, encoded by the exons ATGGACGATGATGATGACATTCCCCAGCTTTCATCCCATACGTTGGCTGCCCTCCAGGAGTTCTATTtggaacagcagcagagagagggCATGAAGACCTCCCAAGGGTTTAATCAATATTCCATTGGCTCAATAGAAGAAAACTGG caaCTGAGCCAGTTTTGGTACAGTGATGAAACTGCATCATGCCTGGCTAAAGAAGCAGTTCTGGCAGCTGGAAAAGGCGGCAG GATAGCATGCATTAGTGCACCGAGTGTGTACCAGAAACTGAAAGAACAGGATGGTGAGGATTTTTCCGTGTGTATACTGGAGTATGACAGAAGGTTTTCTGTGTACGGAGAAGAGTTTATCTTCTACGATTACAACCACCCTTTGGACTTACCTGAAAATCTCCTGCCACACAGTTTTGACATTGTAATAGCAGATCCACCCTATCTGTCTGAGGAATGCCTTCAAAAGACTGCAGAGACCATCAAATACCTAACAAAAGGAAAGATTCTGCTTTGCACAG GTGCAGTCATGGAGGAAGAGGCAGCAAAGCACCTTGGTGTGAAGATGTGCAAGTTTATTCCAAAACACTCACGAAATTTAGCCAATGAATTTCGATGCTATGTGAACTATGCTTCTGGACTGGACTGA
- the IL17D gene encoding interleukin-17D, producing the protein MLDINHLGACWRKDTAGMEKRARGASWNRASRKSQIPLRDSADCPKVTGRVRARAVPSPGVNPHIFHSSLDTLAPTGPNRPRSASVSSSGPEGATGCRVSRRGWGQPGSCPCRRCGGRESGTPDGTPGLRGAPGRRPRRGRGLDPSVPACAHGVSPGPRAAQGCGTGPRPAPSARRRRERRRTCSWQARPGEMQRGAGHFSNSSSAGRASGTARRRSPPLSPAPWRRSSPGAMQRGRVRAALAALLCAALLPLRPEAARAPKQRPARTRSCGERPEELLEQLYGRLAAGMLSAFHHTLQPEPPGRQHNASCPAGARPPADKRVRLPVNLRSASPWAYRISYDPTRYPKYIPEAYCLCKGCLMGIFGEESLHFRSTPVFMPTVILRRTPACAGGRYVYTEDYITIPVGCTCVPEQEKEAESANSSIDKQEVKLLVGQNKPSSE; encoded by the exons ATGCTGGACATCAACCACCTCGGTGCCTGCTGGAGAAaggacacagctgggatggAGAAACGTGCCAGAGGCGCTTCCTGGAATCGGGCAAGTCGGAAATCCCAGATTCCTCTGAGGGACAGTGCCGATTGCCCTAAAGTGACTGGGAGAGTCCGGGCTAGAGCAGTCCCTTCCCCAGGTGTCAATCCCCAcatttttcacagcagcctTGACACTTTGGCTCCGACTGGGCCAAATCGCCCTCGCTCTGCCTCAGTCTCGAGCTCTGGGCCAGAGGGTGCCACTGGGTGCCGAGTGTCCCggcggggctggggacagcccggCTCCTGCCCGTGCCGCCGGTGCGGTGGAAGGGAGAGCGGGACTCCCGACGGCACCCCGGGCTTGCGGGGAGCGCcgggccggcggccgcggcggggccggggcctgGATCCGTCCGTGCCCGCCTGTGCCCACGGGGTGTccccggggccgcgggcagCGCAGGGATGCGGGACCGGCCCGCGCCCGGCGCCGAGCGCTCGCCGCCGCCGTGAGCGCCGCCGAACATGTTCCTGGCAGGCGAGGCCAGGGGAGATGCAGAGAGGCGCGGGGCACTTTTCCAACAGCTCCTCCGCCGGGAGAGCCAGTGGCACGGCGCGGCGCCGCAGCCcgccgctctccccggctccctggaggagaagcagCCCGGGCGCCATGCAGCGAGGCAGG GTGCGGGCGGCGCTGGCGGCGCTGCTCTGCGCGGCGCTGCTCCCGCTGCGCCCGGAGGCCGCCAGGGCGCCCAAGCAGCGGCCGGCGCGGACCCGGAGCTGCGGCGAGCGGcccgaggagctgctggagcagctgtaCGGGCGGCTGGCGGCGGGCATGCTCAGCGCCTTCCACCACACCCTGCAGCCCGAGCCGCCGGGCCGCCAGCACAACGCCAGCTGCCCCGCCGGGGCGCGGCCGCCCGCGGACAAGAGGGTCCGGCTCCCCGTCAACCTGCGCAGCGCATCGCCCTGGGCATACAG AATTTCCTATGATCCCACGAGGTACCCCAAGTACATTCCCGAAGCCTACTGCCTGTGCAAAGGCTGCCTGATGGGGATCTTTGGCGAGGAGAGCTTGCACTTCCGCAGCACCCCGGTGTTCATGCCCACCGTCATCCTGCGCCGCACGCCCGCCTGTGCCGGGGGCCGCTACGTCTACACCGAGGACTACATCACCATCCCCGTGGGCTGCACCTGCGTCCCCgagcaggaaaaggaggcaGAGAGCGCCAATTCCAGCATAGATAAGCAAGAAGTGAAGCTGCTGGTGGGCCAGAACAAGCCCTCATCGGAATGA